A window of the Drosophila simulans strain w501 chromosome 2L, Prin_Dsim_3.1, whole genome shotgun sequence genome harbors these coding sequences:
- the LOC27209340 gene encoding kunitz-type serine protease inhibitor homolog beta-bungarotoxin B3 chain: MEMKFVVITFLISYVLAQSNGDCVNKPIVDGNCDQIIKGFTYATEENRCKMFRTKGCTVGGNYFRSREECELKCKGYINWRDIGFESFGIGNWEESVIDDYWVNGSQESEIENISNRGSKKQTPRQNI, translated from the exons ATGGAGATGAAGTTCGTGGTCATAACTTTTCTAATAAGCTACGTACTAGCCCAATCGAATG GCGATTGTGTCAATAAACCAATTGTGGATGGGAATTGCGATCAGATAATCAAAGGATTTACTTATGCAACCGAAGAGAACCGATGCAAAATGTTTAGAACAAAGGGTTGCACAGTGGGCGGAAATTACTTCCGTTCCAGAGAAGAGTGCGAGCTCAAATGCAAAGGATATATAAATTGGCGAGACATTGGTTTCGAAAGCTTCGGAATCGGAAATTGGGAAGAAAGTGTAATCGATGACTACTGGGTGAATGGTTCGCAAGAAAGCGAAATCGAAAACATCTCGAATAGAGGATCGAAAAAACAAACTCCTAGgcagaatatttaa
- the LOC6730895 gene encoding kunitz-type serine protease inhibitor homolog beta-bungarotoxin BF B2 chain, whose amino-acid sequence MKLLSTAFLIGTLSAICLGQKEPICRSDPSVVGNCGHKIKGYTYECRINSCKKFRAKACKVTGNFFRSRDACNAKCKDTGKPAQSGVFEFFNRTVSQFLQMILSLMSWAGF is encoded by the exons atgaaattactcTCTACGGCTTTCCTAATAGGTACCTTAAGTGCCATTTGTCTGGGACAAAAGGAAC CCATATGCAGGTCTGATCCGAGTGTTGTAGGAAATTGTGGGCATAAAATTAAAGGGTATACCTATGAATGCCGGATAAATAGTTGCAAGAAGTTCCGGGCGAAGGCATGTAAGGTAACTGGAAACTTTTTCCGTAGCAGGGATGCGTGCAATGCGAAGTGCAAGGACACCGGAAAGCCTGCTCAAAGCGGAGTCTTCGAATTCTTCAATCGAACTGTGTCGCAGTTTCTGCAGATGATCTTAAGCCTGATGAGTTGGGCCGGATTTTGA
- the LOC27208683 gene encoding uncharacterized protein LOC27208683: MKFVILLSLMCIGIGYAQQQSEVKCFMDAIPVGECGSRIIGYTYSSVRTRCVNYETIGCEVIGNFFTDRKVCEAKCKPPISFRNNPFSYYVERAYDQARDTLSRILTLPR; encoded by the exons ATGAAGTTCGTGATATTGCTATCCTTGATGTGCATCGGAATTGGTTATGCCCAACAACAGTCGGAAG TCAAATGCTTCATGGACGCCATTCCTGTGGGGGAATGTGGTAGTCGGATTATAGGGTATACCTATTCGAGCGTGAGAACCCGTTGCGTAAACTATGAGACCATAGGTTGCGAGGTCATCGGAAATTTCTTCACCGACAGGAAAGTGTGTGAGGCCAAGTGCAAGCCCCCGATCAGTTTTAGAAACAATCCATTCAGTTATTACGTTGAAAGAGCCTATGACCAGGCCCGCGATACTTTAAGTAGAATCTTGACTCTACCTAGGTAA
- the LOC27209118 gene encoding isoinhibitor K, whose product MQYFVILFAIFAFLALAHGQKDPMCKNKPFAVGKCKQIITGYTFTPEKNGCSRFSTEGCRVTGNFFNTRQQCLEKCWDEYQDLVEFQKNLLNLLAEIPEE is encoded by the exons ATGCAATATTTTGTCATATTATTTGccatatttgcatttcttgcACTTGCTCACGGGCAAAAAGATC CAATGTGCAAGAATAAACCTTTTGCAGTTGGAAAATGTAAGCAAATTATTACAGGATACACGTTTACACCGGAAAAAAACGGGTGTTCGAGATTCTCTACTGAAGGCTGTCGAGTTACTGGTAACTTTTTCAATACACGACAGCAATGCTTGGAAAAATGCTGGGACGAATATCAAGACCTCGTCGAGTTTCAGAAAAACCTATTGAATTTACTTGCCGAAATTCCTgaagaataa